A region of the Candidatus Neomarinimicrobiota bacterium genome:
CGCCGCTACCGTGGATGCCAGTGCAAGAGATCCCTCCCCAAGCATGCCGCCATAGCCGATAATTCGGGTGTCTCTCATTTCGTTCGCCTGTTTGGATGTAGTACCCGAAGCTACCAAACCGTGAAAGCCGCTGATGGCGCCACAGGCTATAGTAACAAAAAGGAGTGGGATCATGGGTGGCGCACCGGGATCTACTGCTGTACGGATGGCGGGTGCATCTATGGCCGGCTGAGCAATAAAAATACCAAGATAAAGAAGACCGAGTCCTACGAACAGCTGATGACTGTTAATGTAATCCCGCGGCTGCAGCAGAAACCAGACCGGCAACAGGCTCGCTATTGATGAATAGATAAAAAGCAACACCACCCAGATAGTGGTAGCATCCTGTTTCGTCATCCCCAGTGATTCGAAACTGAGAGGCATGTGGGTACCAGCCCAGACAAAAAAGTATAGCAAAGCCAGTGCAATAAGGGAAGGAGCCAGCGCCATTGTATTCTTCCTGTAGATTAACCAGCCGACGGCTATCGCCAGGATGATTTCGATATTAATGGGAAGGACAGCTGTAGGCACCGCCACGAAGAGGTCTGCGATGGCCATGGCAAAGACGGCAAGAACAAGCCACACCAGCATGAGGATGAAAATAAGGAACATGATGCGGGCACGATCGCTGATAACCTTACTGCTGATATCGGCAATACTTCTTCCCTTCTCACGAACGCTGACTACCAGAGCCCCGAAGTCGTGTACAGCGCCCATAAAAACAGTGCCGATTACAATCCAGAGGAAAGCTGGAAGCCAGCCCCAGTAGGCCGCAACGCACGGTCCTATGATGGGCGCCGCACCGGCAATTGAAGTGAAATGGTGCCCAAACAGAATGTGTCGTTTCGTGGGGACATAATCGAGATCATCGCGAAGCTCATGGGCCGGCATTTTGCGCAATTCATTGTACGCGTATATTCTGGTGCCTATGTAACGGGAGTAGAAACGATAGCCGAGAAGGAATATTACAATTCCGACAATAGCCAGATAAGCCGAATTCACTGTGAAAATGCGTTAAGTGGCGAGTACCTTTCTGGCGCTCTGGATGCGGCTGACGGTTCCGGCAATCTGTCGGGCGCTAAGGCCGAGATTGTCCAGAAGCACTCTCCGGCTGCCGTGATCCACAAATTCATCGGCAATCCCCAGCTGTTGCGTCGTCCCTCTGTAGCCGTGTTCGTTAAGCCACGAGAGGATCACAGAACCAAATCCTCCGGCAAGGCTCCCCTCTTCTATAGTCAAGACGGCAGGAAACCTATTACTGATATTTCTCAACATTGCTTCATCTATCGGCTTCACAAATCTTGCATTTACAATATGCGGACTGATGCCCTCGGCTCTTATAGCGGAAATCGCCTTCAGCGTTTCATCCACCATACTTCCCACTGCCAGAATTGCAACATCCTTACCTTCCGCCAAAACTTCCCAGGAACCGATTTCGACCGCTTTTGGCTGCGCATCCTCATCAAAGCTCAGACTTGAGGTCTTCGGATAGCGAACGGAGAAAGGGCCTTCGTAGTGATTGAGTCCCGTATACAGGAGGTCCCTCAACTCATTACCGTCTTTGGGTGCTGTAATTGCCATGCCGGGAATCATTTGCAGAAAAGAAAAATCGAATACACCATGATGAGTTGGGCCGTCCGGACCGACAACGCCACCGCGATCAAGGGCAAAGACCACGTGCAGATTCTGAAGAGCAACATCGTGGATTATCATATCGAAACTTCGCTGAAGAAAGGTGGAATAGATGGCTACCACAGGTTTCAGACCGGATATCGCTAATCCTCCGGCGAAGGTTACCGCATGTTCTTCAGCGATTCCACAGTCGAAAAAACGTTCGGGATATCTCTCTGCGAACTCTACAAGGCCGGTCCCCTCGCGCATGGCAGCGACCACGCAGGCGATATCTTCATCTTCAGCTGCCAGCTGACAGGTGATCTTGCCGAAAGCGTCACTGTATCCCACCGCCAGATCATCTCCCTTCTTCCCGTCCGCGCGTCCAGATAGACTATAGTACTTGAGAGGATCTTCCTCAGCATGATCCCTGCCGACCCCTTTTTTCGTCAGAACATGGACAACAGCAGGTTGATTGAAATTCTTAAGGTTCGCAAAAGTCTCGATCATTTCATTCACGTCGTGTCCGTCGATGGGACCAAAATATCGTATGCCCAGTTCCTCAAAGATCATACCGGGAACGAGAAAATTCTTAAGTCCTTCCTGCAAGCTGTGGAGGAATCGTCTGACCGCGCCGGAGATCTTTGGTAACTTACCCGTCAGTTTCCATATCTCGTCCCGGACGCGATTGTAGATTGGGTTGGTGACGATCTTTGTCAGATAGTGTGAGAGGGCACCCACCGTGGGTGAAATGGACATGCGGTTATCATTTAGTACTATCAATAACTGACTTTTCAGGACGCCGGCATTATTTAGCCCTTCGTAAGCGAGACCGCCTGTCAGGGCGCCGTCACCAATAATGGTAACAATCTTATGTTTCTTTCCCTTCAGGTCTCTTGCTTTGGCGAGCCCGACAGCGGCAGAAATCGAAGTGCTGGCGTGACCAGTACCGAAGACATCATATTCGCTCTCCTCCCGGCTGCAGTAACCGCTGATACCGCCGTCCTGACGCAAGGTAGGAAACTCATCGCGGCGACCGGTGAGAATCTTGTGAGCATAGCACTGGTGGCTGACATCCCAAATGAGTTGATCTGTGGGTGTATCGAATGCCCTGTGAAGAGCCACCGTTAAATCGACCACTCCAAGAGGTGAGGCGAAATGTCCCCCTTTTTCTTCCACTACATCGATAATATATGTGCGCAACTCATTACAAACCGCATCGAGCTCTTTTTGGGAGAGCTTTCTTAGATCGTCAGGCGAGTCAATCTTGTGAAGGTGTTTAAAACTATTCTGCAAGAACCGTCTCCTCGGCTAATGACACGAAATATTCATGGACAGTGGTGTTGTCTGACAACTCGGGATGAAATGAACTTGCCAGATGGTGACCCTGCCGCACAAACACCGGCTCACCATCAATAGAGGCGAGTACACTCACATCTTTACCTACTGACTTGATCCGTGGTGCCCGGATAAAGACGCCCGCCATCCGGGAGATAGACCCATTTGTAGAGATCTCCAGCGAGCGGATAAATGAATCGACCTGTCGGCCGTAGGCGTTGCGCACCACTTCAATATCGATAAGGTTCAGAGGGCGCACTTGTAGATCCTCCACTTGTGAAGCCATTATGATCATTCCGGCACAAGTACCGAGGAGAGGGTATCGTTCAGCAAAATCTAGCAGTGGTTCCCGAATACCGATATAGTCCATAAGCTTGGTTATAGTAGTGGACTCACCCCCCGGAATGATGACACCATCGCATCCATCAAGGTCGGCGGGGAGACGGACAATCCGCGTATAGACATTGAGCCGCGACAGGACAGCTTCATGTCTGGCAAAAGCGCCCTGCAAGCCGAGGATACCGATTGTGATCACTACCAGCCTCTTTCCTGCAGTCTCTGCTCCTGCGGAATTTCGGCAATATCAAGACCTTTCATCGCCTTCTTCAGACCGTAAGACACCTCAGCCAACTTTTCAGGATTGGCATAATAGGTCACCGCGGCGACGATGGCGGCAGCTCTTACCGGTGGATCCTCAGACTTAAATATGCCGGAACCGACGAAAACGCTTTCGGCGCCCAGCTGCATCATAAGTGACGCATCAGCCGGCGTAGCTATACCGCCGGCAGCAAAGTTAGGAACAGGTAGTTTGCCCAGTTTAGCCACCTGTTTTACGAGACTGTAAGGGGCTCCCAGTTCCTTGGCTTGCGCCATCATCTCTTCCTCTCCGAACACGGTCAATTTCCTTATGTCGCCCTGCACCTTGCGCATGTGGCGCACAGCCTCCACAATATTGCCACTGCCGGCTTCACCCTTGGTGCGGATCATGGCTGCGCCTTCCCCGATTCGCCGCAGCGCTTCACCAAGATCACGACAGCCGCAGACAAAAGGAATCTTGAAAGCGTGCTTATCGATGTGGTTGTGCTCATCCGCCGGCGTCAGAACTTCACTCTCATCTACAAAATCGACACCGATAGATTCAAGAATCTGCGCCTCGGCAAAATGACCGATACGGCACTTGGCCATGACGGGAATTGAGACTGCCTCCTGGATATCCTTGATCATCTGAGGATCTGACATGCGGGCAATACCGCCGTCTTCGCGGATATCTGCCGGAATGCGTTCAAGAGCCATTACGGCCGCAGCCCCTGCATCTTCGGCTATCTTAGCATCCTCCACGTTGGTCACATCCATGATGACGGCGCCTTTCAGCATCTCGGCAAGACCGACCTTTACTTCAAATGAACCCTTTTCCATTCTAACACACCTCCTCTAATTCGGTGATAAACTGTTCAATTCTTGCTTTTACCTCTTCAATGAGATAGTCCGGTGTTGAGGCGCCGGCGGAGATGCCTACATGAGCAACATCCCGAAACCATAACTCGTCCAGCTCATCGGCTGAATTGACCTGATATGTAACTGGATTAACCTGACTGGACAGCAGTGCGAGACGTTTCGAATTCGCGCTGGTGAATGAACCGATAATAATTATTGCGTCACTCTCTTTTGCTAATTCTATAATCTGTTCCTGGTTCCGCTTGGTGGGGAAACAGATAGTATTCACAAATCGTAGATCGAAGACTTTCGTCATCAGGATATTGATAATGGCTTGCACATTTTCAATTGACTGTGTCGATTGACTTACCACGCCGGCCCTCTTCATCTTACGCAATCTTTTAGCTTCATCCGCTGTGGCCACCACAACAGCATTCTCAACCTGACTGGCAATCCCCACTACCTCATCGTGCCCGTGATCACCGATGATAATAACAGGCCTGTCTTCCTGCGTAAGTTTTTTTACCTCGTGATGAATCTCTTTTACCAGCGGACAGGTAGCATCGATGATGTTCAAGTTTTTCTTCTCAGCTTTACTCCATACTTCGGTCTCTGTTCCGTGGGCACGGAAAAGGACAGGTTTTTCGCTGGGAATTGCGGACATAGTATCTACTACCCTGGCTCCCGCCTGTCCCAGATCGTGAACAACATGTTCGTTATGGACGATATGTCCTAGCATATAGACCTCTCCATGTTCATGCGCGGTCTCGTACGCCAGATTCACCGCATCTCTGACGCCAAAGCAGTATCCGGCATCTTTTGCCACGCTGATTTTCACCGGATCATTCCTCAAGATTCAGCTGGATCTTGATCTCCGTCAGGATCTTTGAAACGACAAGGCTGGTAGCCTCCTCAATGGGCTGTTCCAACAAGACTCCAGCGGCGAAGGCGTGACCTCCTCCACCGAGGCACCTCGCCAGTTCATCTATTCTCACCCGGCCTTTGGAGCGGAAGTTCACGCGTGATTGGCCTCCCGGTTTCTCATGTACCATCGCAGCTACTTCAACTCCTTTGATAGAACGCACAAGATCGGTAAAACCGCCTACATGCTCATCTTTGGCTCCCGCCTCTTCCATCATCTCCTTCGTCACGGTAAACCACGCTAGAGTACCATCCCCCTCAACCTCAACCGTATCCAGTGCCAGCGCCATCAGGCGTATTCTTTCAACCG
Encoded here:
- a CDS encoding carbon starvation protein A is translated as MNSAYLAIVGIVIFLLGYRFYSRYIGTRIYAYNELRKMPAHELRDDLDYVPTKRHILFGHHFTSIAGAAPIIGPCVAAYWGWLPAFLWIVIGTVFMGAVHDFGALVVSVREKGRSIADISSKVISDRARIMFLIFILMLVWLVLAVFAMAIADLFVAVPTAVLPINIEIILAIAVGWLIYRKNTMALAPSLIALALLYFFVWAGTHMPLSFESLGMTKQDATTIWVVLLFIYSSIASLLPVWFLLQPRDYINSHQLFVGLGLLYLGIFIAQPAIDAPAIRTAVDPGAPPMIPLLFVTIACGAISGFHGLVASGTTSKQANEMRDTRIIGYGGMLGEGSLALASTVAAVAGITLVASCELPSIGHVDNLSWAVYYDTWAHASGNKAAAFVLGGGALLEQIGLPSALAKTLMAVLVISFAATTLDTATRIQRFVLSELGIALKIKSLTNRYLATAVAVLPGAWLALWNITDPASGSVKQAGWVLWPIFGASNQMLAALTLMVVTLYFWQRKKSISALFIPMVLVMVATLSSLMLKTVDFYGQNNVLFLINTILTVLIGWMIVEGILAARRRKEAPPPVNGEAGG
- the dxs gene encoding 1-deoxy-D-xylulose-5-phosphate synthase; translation: MQNSFKHLHKIDSPDDLRKLSQKELDAVCNELRTYIIDVVEEKGGHFASPLGVVDLTVALHRAFDTPTDQLIWDVSHQCYAHKILTGRRDEFPTLRQDGGISGYCSREESEYDVFGTGHASTSISAAVGLAKARDLKGKKHKIVTIIGDGALTGGLAYEGLNNAGVLKSQLLIVLNDNRMSISPTVGALSHYLTKIVTNPIYNRVRDEIWKLTGKLPKISGAVRRFLHSLQEGLKNFLVPGMIFEELGIRYFGPIDGHDVNEMIETFANLKNFNQPAVVHVLTKKGVGRDHAEEDPLKYYSLSGRADGKKGDDLAVGYSDAFGKITCQLAAEDEDIACVVAAMREGTGLVEFAERYPERFFDCGIAEEHAVTFAGGLAISGLKPVVAIYSTFLQRSFDMIIHDVALQNLHVVFALDRGGVVGPDGPTHHGVFDFSFLQMIPGMAITAPKDGNELRDLLYTGLNHYEGPFSVRYPKTSSLSFDEDAQPKAVEIGSWEVLAEGKDVAILAVGSMVDETLKAISAIRAEGISPHIVNARFVKPIDEAMLRNISNRFPAVLTIEEGSLAGGFGSVILSWLNEHGYRGTTQQLGIADEFVDHGSRRVLLDNLGLSARQIAGTVSRIQSARKVLAT
- the pdxT gene encoding pyridoxal 5'-phosphate synthase glutaminase subunit PdxT is translated as MITIGILGLQGAFARHEAVLSRLNVYTRIVRLPADLDGCDGVIIPGGESTTITKLMDYIGIREPLLDFAERYPLLGTCAGMIIMASQVEDLQVRPLNLIDIEVVRNAYGRQVDSFIRSLEISTNGSISRMAGVFIRAPRIKSVGKDVSVLASIDGEPVFVRQGHHLASSFHPELSDNTTVHEYFVSLAEETVLAE
- the pdxS gene encoding pyridoxal 5'-phosphate synthase lyase subunit PdxS — translated: MEKGSFEVKVGLAEMLKGAVIMDVTNVEDAKIAEDAGAAAVMALERIPADIREDGGIARMSDPQMIKDIQEAVSIPVMAKCRIGHFAEAQILESIGVDFVDESEVLTPADEHNHIDKHAFKIPFVCGCRDLGEALRRIGEGAAMIRTKGEAGSGNIVEAVRHMRKVQGDIRKLTVFGEEEMMAQAKELGAPYSLVKQVAKLGKLPVPNFAAGGIATPADASLMMQLGAESVFVGSGIFKSEDPPVRAAAIVAAVTYYANPEKLAEVSYGLKKAMKGLDIAEIPQEQRLQERGW
- the ispH gene encoding 4-hydroxy-3-methylbut-2-enyl diphosphate reductase → MKISVAKDAGYCFGVRDAVNLAYETAHEHGEVYMLGHIVHNEHVVHDLGQAGARVVDTMSAIPSEKPVLFRAHGTETEVWSKAEKKNLNIIDATCPLVKEIHHEVKKLTQEDRPVIIIGDHGHDEVVGIASQVENAVVVATADEAKRLRKMKRAGVVSQSTQSIENVQAIINILMTKVFDLRFVNTICFPTKRNQEQIIELAKESDAIIIIGSFTSANSKRLALLSSQVNPVTYQVNSADELDELWFRDVAHVGISAGASTPDYLIEEVKARIEQFITELEEVC